Proteins encoded together in one Microbacterium sp. zg-Y625 window:
- a CDS encoding LamB/YcsF family protein, whose amino-acid sequence MHAIDLNADLGETVRGEPTADDAAMFAVVSSASIACGGHAGDDASMRVAVAAAAAGSVAVGAHPSFRDTANFGRVRITVGAAQLRADVTAQLDALAAAGADIRYVKPHGALYHAVSAERGAAEAVAASVAELSARLGRAVPVLGLDGEIAAAAAAAGLSFVREAFLDRGYRADGTLVPRGEPGALLQGAAEVAERAVRLAIQGEVVAVDGTVLVTDAASLCVHGDSPGAVAMALAARRALTAEGVAVRAPW is encoded by the coding sequence ATGCACGCGATCGACCTCAACGCCGATCTCGGCGAGACGGTCCGGGGCGAGCCCACGGCGGACGACGCCGCGATGTTCGCCGTGGTCTCCAGCGCCAGCATCGCGTGCGGCGGCCACGCCGGAGACGACGCCTCGATGCGCGTGGCGGTGGCCGCGGCCGCGGCGGGATCCGTCGCGGTGGGGGCGCATCCGTCCTTCCGTGACACGGCGAACTTCGGCCGCGTGCGCATTACCGTCGGCGCCGCCCAGCTGCGTGCCGACGTCACCGCGCAGCTCGACGCGCTCGCCGCGGCCGGGGCCGACATCCGTTACGTGAAGCCCCACGGCGCCCTGTACCACGCGGTGTCCGCCGAGCGCGGCGCGGCCGAGGCGGTGGCGGCATCCGTCGCCGAGCTCTCCGCGCGACTGGGGCGGGCCGTGCCGGTGCTGGGCCTGGACGGTGAGATCGCCGCGGCCGCGGCGGCCGCAGGGCTTTCTTTCGTGCGGGAGGCGTTCCTCGACCGGGGCTACCGCGCCGACGGCACCCTCGTGCCGCGGGGCGAGCCGGGGGCGCTGCTGCAGGGCGCCGCGGAGGTCGCCGAGCGTGCGGTGCGCCTCGCGATCCAGGGCGAGGTCGTGGCCGTCGACGGCACGGTGCTCGTGACGGATGCCGCCTCGCTGTGCGTCCACGGGGATTCCCCGGGAGCGGTGGCCATGGCCCTCGCCGCGCGCCGGGCGCTCACCGCCGAGGGCGTCGCGGTGCGGGCGCCGTGGTGA